The proteins below are encoded in one region of Archocentrus centrarchus isolate MPI-CPG fArcCen1 chromosome 13, fArcCen1, whole genome shotgun sequence:
- the LOC115791019 gene encoding SPARC-related modular calcium-binding protein 1-like isoform X1, translated as MMLALTFTCRALLLFLLSESVQTDRTAPFLITENMWPRGCVLDCQRGRHRAVCGSNGRLYKSLCAFQRAQCINTQLRLAPRAHCTDPLQTKCQLARSQGLEARAWSGGSHVSPASASFVPECSPEGHFMPTQCHNQTGYCWCSTPDGKPVSGTMVLHVVPHCTDHLTKLVQITDTDSAPIKDGDGAPGPTLDLRKPAELTAPPFWVNILINSDPKGNCSRRRPADSPQTCQRERASVLCQTQEEERFIPECTADGRYSPVQCHTATGYCWCVRVDSGRPLPGTSARNRIPDCTGAEEASLEKPLPGCPGAHKKLFLQSLVRALQLEAQHAGSPYHRVTNTDPSNAPSRTSNPPPSVAPSLSSSSSLSLENAPTAAPEVEESYRPEVALRWHFSQLDVDSNGWLSEREARPLRQFLRRRLKPRRCAKKFAQYCDRDGDRSLTLEELRVCLAL; from the exons ATGATGCTCGCGCTCACCTTCACCTGCCGCGCgctgctcctcttcctgctctcgGAGTCGGTTCAGACCGACAGGACGGCG CCTTTCCTGATCACAGAGAACATGTGGCCTCGTGGTTGTGTCCTGGACTGCCAGAGGGGGCGCCACAGAGCTGTGTGCGGCAGCAATGGCAGGCTGTATAAATCGCTGTGTGCCTTTCAGAGGGCGCAGTGCATCAACACACAGCTCCGCCTCGCCCCACGAGCACACTGCACAG ATCCGTTGCAGACAAAATGCCAGCTGGCCCGAAGTCAGGGCCTCGAGGCCAGAGCCTGGAGTGGCGGCAGCCACGTAAGTCCTGCATCTGCCAGTTTTGTGCCAGAGTGCAGTCCTGAAGGTCACTTCATGCCCACGCAGTGCCACAACCAGACCGGATATTGCTGGTGCTCCACGCCCGACGGCAAACCTGTCAGTGGTACCATGGTCCTCCATGTGGTCCCACACTGCACTG ATCACCTCACCAAGCTGGTTCAGATCACAGATACAGACTCAGCTCCAATCAAAG aTGGAGATGGTGCACCTGGACCTACGCTGGACCTTAGAAAACCTGCAG AGCTGACGGCTCCTCCATTCTGGGTGAACATCCTGATAAACTCTGATCCCAAAGGAAACTGCTCACGGAGACGACCTGCTG acaGTCCTCAGACTTGTCAGCGTGAGCGAGCATCTGTGCTCTGTCAGACTCAGGAGGAGGAGCGTTTCATCCCAGAATGCACTGCAGATGGTCGTTACAGCCCCGTGCAGTGCCACACTGCTACAGGTTATTGCTGGTGTGTCAGAGTGGACAGTGGCAGGCCGCTACCAGGCACCTCAGCACG gAATCGCATCCCAGACTGCACTGGGGCAGAGGAGGCATCCCTGGAGAAACCTCTTCCTG GCTGTCCCGGAGCTCATAAGAAGTTGTTCCTTCAGAGTCTGGTCAGAGCTCTGCAGCTGGAAGCACAGCATGCTGGGAGTCCCTACCA CAGAGTCACAAACACAGATCCTTCCAATGCGCCCTCGCGAACTTCAAATCCTCCGCCCTCTGTTGCTCCTTCTttatcttcttcctcctccttatcTCTGGAAAATGCCCCCACTGCTGCTCCAGAGGTTGAAGAGTCGTACAGGCCAGAGGTGGCGCTGCGGTGGCACTTTAGTCAGCTGGATGTGGACTCCAATGGGTGGCTCAGTGAGCGTGAGGCTCGACCCCTCCGTCAGTTCCTGCGACGCAGGCTGAAGCCGCGACGCTGCGCTAAGAAGTTTGCCCAGTACTGTGACAGGGATGGAGACCGGAGCCTGACGTTAGAGGAGCTGAGGGTATGCCTGGCTCTCTGA
- the LOC115791019 gene encoding SPARC-related modular calcium-binding protein 1-like isoform X3, with product MMLALTFTCRALLLFLLSESVQTDRTAPFLITENMWPRGCVLDCQRGRHRAVCGSNGRLYKSLCAFQRAQCINTQLRLAPRAHCTDHLTKLVQITDTDSAPIKDGDGAPGPTLDLRKPAELTAPPFWVNILINSDPKGNCSRRRPADSPQTCQRERASVLCQTQEEERFIPECTADGRYSPVQCHTATGYCWCVRVDSGRPLPGTSARNRIPDCTGAEEASLEKPLPGCPGAHKKLFLQSLVRALQLEAQHAGSPYHRVTNTDPSNAPSRTSNPPPSVAPSLSSSSSLSLENAPTAAPEVEESYRPEVALRWHFSQLDVDSNGWLSEREARPLRQFLRRRLKPRRCAKKFAQYCDRDGDRSLTLEELRVCLAL from the exons ATGATGCTCGCGCTCACCTTCACCTGCCGCGCgctgctcctcttcctgctctcgGAGTCGGTTCAGACCGACAGGACGGCG CCTTTCCTGATCACAGAGAACATGTGGCCTCGTGGTTGTGTCCTGGACTGCCAGAGGGGGCGCCACAGAGCTGTGTGCGGCAGCAATGGCAGGCTGTATAAATCGCTGTGTGCCTTTCAGAGGGCGCAGTGCATCAACACACAGCTCCGCCTCGCCCCACGAGCACACTGCACAG ATCACCTCACCAAGCTGGTTCAGATCACAGATACAGACTCAGCTCCAATCAAAG aTGGAGATGGTGCACCTGGACCTACGCTGGACCTTAGAAAACCTGCAG AGCTGACGGCTCCTCCATTCTGGGTGAACATCCTGATAAACTCTGATCCCAAAGGAAACTGCTCACGGAGACGACCTGCTG acaGTCCTCAGACTTGTCAGCGTGAGCGAGCATCTGTGCTCTGTCAGACTCAGGAGGAGGAGCGTTTCATCCCAGAATGCACTGCAGATGGTCGTTACAGCCCCGTGCAGTGCCACACTGCTACAGGTTATTGCTGGTGTGTCAGAGTGGACAGTGGCAGGCCGCTACCAGGCACCTCAGCACG gAATCGCATCCCAGACTGCACTGGGGCAGAGGAGGCATCCCTGGAGAAACCTCTTCCTG GCTGTCCCGGAGCTCATAAGAAGTTGTTCCTTCAGAGTCTGGTCAGAGCTCTGCAGCTGGAAGCACAGCATGCTGGGAGTCCCTACCA CAGAGTCACAAACACAGATCCTTCCAATGCGCCCTCGCGAACTTCAAATCCTCCGCCCTCTGTTGCTCCTTCTttatcttcttcctcctccttatcTCTGGAAAATGCCCCCACTGCTGCTCCAGAGGTTGAAGAGTCGTACAGGCCAGAGGTGGCGCTGCGGTGGCACTTTAGTCAGCTGGATGTGGACTCCAATGGGTGGCTCAGTGAGCGTGAGGCTCGACCCCTCCGTCAGTTCCTGCGACGCAGGCTGAAGCCGCGACGCTGCGCTAAGAAGTTTGCCCAGTACTGTGACAGGGATGGAGACCGGAGCCTGACGTTAGAGGAGCTGAGGGTATGCCTGGCTCTCTGA
- the LOC115791019 gene encoding SPARC-related modular calcium-binding protein 1-like isoform X2, translating into MMLALTFTCRALLLFLLSESVQTDRTAPFLITENMWPRGCVLDCQRGRHRAVCGSNGRLYKSLCAFQRAQCINTQLRLAPRAHCTDPLQTKCQLARSQGLEARAWSGGSHVSPASASFVPECSPEGHFMPTQCHNQTGYCWCSTPDGKPVSGTMVLHVVPHCTDHLTKLVQITDTDSAPIKDGDGAPGPTLDLRKPAELTAPPFWVNILINSDPKGNCSRRRPADSPQTCQRERASVLCQTQEEERFIPECTADGRYSPVQCHTATGYCWCVRVDSGRPLPGTSARNRIPDCTGAEEASLEKPLPGCPGAHKKLFLQSLVRALQLEAQHAGSPYQVTNTDPSNAPSRTSNPPPSVAPSLSSSSSLSLENAPTAAPEVEESYRPEVALRWHFSQLDVDSNGWLSEREARPLRQFLRRRLKPRRCAKKFAQYCDRDGDRSLTLEELRVCLAL; encoded by the exons ATGATGCTCGCGCTCACCTTCACCTGCCGCGCgctgctcctcttcctgctctcgGAGTCGGTTCAGACCGACAGGACGGCG CCTTTCCTGATCACAGAGAACATGTGGCCTCGTGGTTGTGTCCTGGACTGCCAGAGGGGGCGCCACAGAGCTGTGTGCGGCAGCAATGGCAGGCTGTATAAATCGCTGTGTGCCTTTCAGAGGGCGCAGTGCATCAACACACAGCTCCGCCTCGCCCCACGAGCACACTGCACAG ATCCGTTGCAGACAAAATGCCAGCTGGCCCGAAGTCAGGGCCTCGAGGCCAGAGCCTGGAGTGGCGGCAGCCACGTAAGTCCTGCATCTGCCAGTTTTGTGCCAGAGTGCAGTCCTGAAGGTCACTTCATGCCCACGCAGTGCCACAACCAGACCGGATATTGCTGGTGCTCCACGCCCGACGGCAAACCTGTCAGTGGTACCATGGTCCTCCATGTGGTCCCACACTGCACTG ATCACCTCACCAAGCTGGTTCAGATCACAGATACAGACTCAGCTCCAATCAAAG aTGGAGATGGTGCACCTGGACCTACGCTGGACCTTAGAAAACCTGCAG AGCTGACGGCTCCTCCATTCTGGGTGAACATCCTGATAAACTCTGATCCCAAAGGAAACTGCTCACGGAGACGACCTGCTG acaGTCCTCAGACTTGTCAGCGTGAGCGAGCATCTGTGCTCTGTCAGACTCAGGAGGAGGAGCGTTTCATCCCAGAATGCACTGCAGATGGTCGTTACAGCCCCGTGCAGTGCCACACTGCTACAGGTTATTGCTGGTGTGTCAGAGTGGACAGTGGCAGGCCGCTACCAGGCACCTCAGCACG gAATCGCATCCCAGACTGCACTGGGGCAGAGGAGGCATCCCTGGAGAAACCTCTTCCTG GCTGTCCCGGAGCTCATAAGAAGTTGTTCCTTCAGAGTCTGGTCAGAGCTCTGCAGCTGGAAGCACAGCATGCTGGGAGTCCCTACCA AGTCACAAACACAGATCCTTCCAATGCGCCCTCGCGAACTTCAAATCCTCCGCCCTCTGTTGCTCCTTCTttatcttcttcctcctccttatcTCTGGAAAATGCCCCCACTGCTGCTCCAGAGGTTGAAGAGTCGTACAGGCCAGAGGTGGCGCTGCGGTGGCACTTTAGTCAGCTGGATGTGGACTCCAATGGGTGGCTCAGTGAGCGTGAGGCTCGACCCCTCCGTCAGTTCCTGCGACGCAGGCTGAAGCCGCGACGCTGCGCTAAGAAGTTTGCCCAGTACTGTGACAGGGATGGAGACCGGAGCCTGACGTTAGAGGAGCTGAGGGTATGCCTGGCTCTCTGA